The following are encoded in a window of Stigmatopora nigra isolate UIUO_SnigA chromosome 23, RoL_Snig_1.1, whole genome shotgun sequence genomic DNA:
- the LOC144181112 gene encoding uncharacterized protein LOC144181112 isoform X2: METPTKQFDGNDPTDWFHNRRGRRRKLERLASCRGEPPMTRARWNSTRHHSQSLLPIMQNAVSITMVPVFSGHFSAEMPMLESVAPVPPFIILSKQTQPSSSQLLATSPGQSRVGEPPDFQRGPMLSPLPPRHTRLPLLTASAAYDLNIAPPPLYMDDGASVDQGESVTLQTDASSLFDLSDKLDLLAPSNQNNTQLSSLLWTSYPNRPPQVAQQLETSTSEPPHMAFLNLSSYLHANPSDDISSSFLAVGPPGNSIGCPSGGDTCGQSHGGGQMIMQPNNSAPPKFPNRIHRRHPGPPGTLVPLLCRRQRSPAQLHPTAIPVQGLPPAAIPPQGLHPAAFPPQGLHPSAMPPQGRVQGLSARLPAQSCLMPKQPCSAL; encoded by the exons ATGGAAATGACCCAACG GATTGGTTTCACAACCGACGAGGCAGGAGGCGCAAATTGGAGCGCTTGGCCTCATGTAGAGGTGAACCGCCAATGACAAGGGCCAGGTGGAATTCTACCCGCCACCACAGCCAATCTCTGCTGCCCATCATGCAAAATGCCGTGAGCAT cactatGGTACCCGTCTTCTCTGGACACTTTAGCGCTGAGATGCCGATGCTGGAGTCTGTAGCACCTGTGCCGCCTTTCATCATACTGTCTAAGCAAACACAGCCCTCCTCCAGCCAACTTCTGGCCACCAGTCCAG GTCAATCCAGAGTGGGAGAGCCACCTGACTTTCAACGTGGCCCCATGCTCAGCCCTCTCCCTCCCAGGCACACCCGGCTCCCCCTCCTCACCGCCTCCGCTGCCTACGACCTCAACATAGCGCCGCCACCCCTCTACATGGATGACGGCGCCTCCGTGGACCAAGGCGAGAGCGTCACTCTGCAGACGGATGCCAG TTCTCTCTTTGACTTGAGCGACAAGCTGGACCTCCTGGCGCCAAGCAATCAGAACAACACTCAGCTGTCTTCGCTGCTGTGGACGTCTTACCCGAACAGGCCCCCCCAAGTGGCGCAGCAGCTTGAAACCTCCACAAGTGAACCGCCCCACATGGCCTTCCTCAACCTTTCATCGTACCTCCATGCCAATCCTTCGGACGACATCTCATCTTCCTTTTTAGCCGTCGGTCCGCCTGGCAATTCCATCGGTTGTCCCTCCGGGGGCGACACTTGCGGTCAGTCCCACGGCGGGGGGCAAATGATTATGCAGCCAAACAACTCTG CTCCCCCCAAATTCCCCAACCGGATTCACCGGCGCCATCCGGGACCACCAGGTACATTGGTCCCCCTCCTCTGCCGGCGGCAGCGCTCTCCCGCCCAGCTCCACCCTACTGCCATCCCGGTTCAGGGTCTCCCCCCTGCTGCCATCCCACCCCAGGGTCTCCACCCTGCTGCCTTCCCGCCTCAGGGTCTCCACCCATCTGCCATGCCGCCTCAAGGTCGAGTGCAGGGCCTCTCTGCCCGCCTCCCAGCCCAATCCTGTTTGATGCCTAAGCAGCCATGTAGCGCCCTCTAG
- the LOC144181112 gene encoding uncharacterized protein LOC144181112 isoform X1: METPTKQFDGNDPTDWFHNRRGRRRKLERLASCRGEPPMTRARWNSTRHHSQSLLPIMQNAVSITMVPVFSGHFSAEMPMLESVAPVPPFIILSKQTQPSSSQLLATSPGQSRVGEPPDFQRGPMLSPLPPRHTRLPLLTASAAYDLNIAPPPLYMDDGASVDQGESVTLQTDASSLFDLSDKLDLLAPSNQNNTQLSSLLWTSYPNRPPQVAQQLETSTSEPPHMAFLNLSSYLHANPSDDISSSFLAVGPPGNSIGCPSGGDTCGQSHGGGQMIMQPNNSGGVGSYPLYPQPNVYTHPAVQQLPPNSPTGFTGAIRDHQVHWSPSSAGGSALPPSSTLLPSRFRVSPLLPSHPRVSTLLPSRLRVSTHLPCRLKVECRASLPASQPNPV, translated from the exons ATGGAAATGACCCAACG GATTGGTTTCACAACCGACGAGGCAGGAGGCGCAAATTGGAGCGCTTGGCCTCATGTAGAGGTGAACCGCCAATGACAAGGGCCAGGTGGAATTCTACCCGCCACCACAGCCAATCTCTGCTGCCCATCATGCAAAATGCCGTGAGCAT cactatGGTACCCGTCTTCTCTGGACACTTTAGCGCTGAGATGCCGATGCTGGAGTCTGTAGCACCTGTGCCGCCTTTCATCATACTGTCTAAGCAAACACAGCCCTCCTCCAGCCAACTTCTGGCCACCAGTCCAG GTCAATCCAGAGTGGGAGAGCCACCTGACTTTCAACGTGGCCCCATGCTCAGCCCTCTCCCTCCCAGGCACACCCGGCTCCCCCTCCTCACCGCCTCCGCTGCCTACGACCTCAACATAGCGCCGCCACCCCTCTACATGGATGACGGCGCCTCCGTGGACCAAGGCGAGAGCGTCACTCTGCAGACGGATGCCAG TTCTCTCTTTGACTTGAGCGACAAGCTGGACCTCCTGGCGCCAAGCAATCAGAACAACACTCAGCTGTCTTCGCTGCTGTGGACGTCTTACCCGAACAGGCCCCCCCAAGTGGCGCAGCAGCTTGAAACCTCCACAAGTGAACCGCCCCACATGGCCTTCCTCAACCTTTCATCGTACCTCCATGCCAATCCTTCGGACGACATCTCATCTTCCTTTTTAGCCGTCGGTCCGCCTGGCAATTCCATCGGTTGTCCCTCCGGGGGCGACACTTGCGGTCAGTCCCACGGCGGGGGGCAAATGATTATGCAGCCAAACAACTCTG GTGGCGTGGGGTCCTACCCTTTGTACCCTCAGCCTAACGTTTACACCCATCCTGCTGTTCAACAGCTCCCCCCAAATTCCCCAACCGGATTCACCGGCGCCATCCGGGACCACCAGGTACATTGGTCCCCCTCCTCTGCCGGCGGCAGCGCTCTCCCGCCCAGCTCCACCCTACTGCCATCCCGGTTCAGGGTCTCCCCCCTGCTGCCATCCCACCCCAGGGTCTCCACCCTGCTGCCTTCCCGCCTCAGGGTCTCCACCCATCTGCCATGCCGCCTCAAGGTCGAGTGCAGGGCCTCTCTGCCCGCCTCCCAGCCCAATCCTGTTTGA
- the LOC144181112 gene encoding uncharacterized protein LOC144181112 isoform X3, which yields MTRARWNSTRHHSQSLLPIMQNAVSITMVPVFSGHFSAEMPMLESVAPVPPFIILSKQTQPSSSQLLATSPGQSRVGEPPDFQRGPMLSPLPPRHTRLPLLTASAAYDLNIAPPPLYMDDGASVDQGESVTLQTDASSLFDLSDKLDLLAPSNQNNTQLSSLLWTSYPNRPPQVAQQLETSTSEPPHMAFLNLSSYLHANPSDDISSSFLAVGPPGNSIGCPSGGDTCGQSHGGGQMIMQPNNSGGVGSYPLYPQPNVYTHPAVQQLPPNSPTGFTGAIRDHQVHWSPSSAGGSALPPSSTLLPSRFRVSPLLPSHPRVSTLLPSRLRVSTHLPCRLKVECRASLPASQPNPV from the exons ATGACAAGGGCCAGGTGGAATTCTACCCGCCACCACAGCCAATCTCTGCTGCCCATCATGCAAAATGCCGTGAGCAT cactatGGTACCCGTCTTCTCTGGACACTTTAGCGCTGAGATGCCGATGCTGGAGTCTGTAGCACCTGTGCCGCCTTTCATCATACTGTCTAAGCAAACACAGCCCTCCTCCAGCCAACTTCTGGCCACCAGTCCAG GTCAATCCAGAGTGGGAGAGCCACCTGACTTTCAACGTGGCCCCATGCTCAGCCCTCTCCCTCCCAGGCACACCCGGCTCCCCCTCCTCACCGCCTCCGCTGCCTACGACCTCAACATAGCGCCGCCACCCCTCTACATGGATGACGGCGCCTCCGTGGACCAAGGCGAGAGCGTCACTCTGCAGACGGATGCCAG TTCTCTCTTTGACTTGAGCGACAAGCTGGACCTCCTGGCGCCAAGCAATCAGAACAACACTCAGCTGTCTTCGCTGCTGTGGACGTCTTACCCGAACAGGCCCCCCCAAGTGGCGCAGCAGCTTGAAACCTCCACAAGTGAACCGCCCCACATGGCCTTCCTCAACCTTTCATCGTACCTCCATGCCAATCCTTCGGACGACATCTCATCTTCCTTTTTAGCCGTCGGTCCGCCTGGCAATTCCATCGGTTGTCCCTCCGGGGGCGACACTTGCGGTCAGTCCCACGGCGGGGGGCAAATGATTATGCAGCCAAACAACTCTG GTGGCGTGGGGTCCTACCCTTTGTACCCTCAGCCTAACGTTTACACCCATCCTGCTGTTCAACAGCTCCCCCCAAATTCCCCAACCGGATTCACCGGCGCCATCCGGGACCACCAGGTACATTGGTCCCCCTCCTCTGCCGGCGGCAGCGCTCTCCCGCCCAGCTCCACCCTACTGCCATCCCGGTTCAGGGTCTCCCCCCTGCTGCCATCCCACCCCAGGGTCTCCACCCTGCTGCCTTCCCGCCTCAGGGTCTCCACCCATCTGCCATGCCGCCTCAAGGTCGAGTGCAGGGCCTCTCTGCCCGCCTCCCAGCCCAATCCTGTTTGA
- the LOC144181114 gene encoding dead end protein 1-like isoform X1: protein MERRALHQEMFELCTANAQVPIKNPLDTLEKWLQKTNIRLTQVNGQRKYGGPPSVWHGPAPGSNCEVFIGHIPRDMYEDKLIPLFSSVGPLWEFRLMMNFSGHNRGFAYAKYGSAEIAQAAIHQLHGHMLEPGVRIVVYPSTEKRQLWITELPMIVQEDQLFKVLRRMTEGVERLYLTGPNQRETLLAIVDFTSHHAASMAKRVLGEAFRKQYGFNISVNWDPQIQAHKRLSRLYKSRRSGPQQPLRPPRLGRAKISGAAGPNPQPCAVASAFSNLVNVCAATGIGAPHFEFNFSHSCCEGYLNFTYKVRIPDIGAVLPGLLVIWLGPTEEATLEIARERAAHHVLRYLKTF, encoded by the exons atggaaAGACGCGCGCTACACCAGGAAATGTTTGAATTGTGCACTGCAAATGCACAG GTGCCAATTAAGAACCCTTTGGATACACTGGAAAAGTGGCTTCAAAAAACCAACATAAGGCTGACACAAGTAAATGGACAGCGCAAATATGGGGGACCACCAAGTG TTTGGCATGGTCCGGCACCGGGATCCAACTGTGAAGTTTTTATCGGCCATATTCCTCGAGACATGTACGAAGACAAACTGATTCCCCTTTTCAGTTCGGTGGGGCCACTTTGGGAGTTTCGACTGATGATGAACTTCAGTGGGCACAACCGCGGTTTTGCCTATGCCAAATACGGCTCAGCGGAGATTGCTCAAGCAGCAATACACCAGCTACACGGTCACATGCTGGAGCCCGGCGTGCGCATAGTCGTGTACCCTAGCACAGAGAAAAGACAGCTTTGGATCACTGAGTTGCCAATGATCGTCCAAGAAGATCAACTTTTTAAG GTGCTACGCAGAATGACTGAAGGTGTTGAGAGGCTTTATCTGACGGGTCCAAACCAAAGAGAGACTTTGTTAGCCATTGTCGACTTCACATCTCACCATGCTGCTTCTATGGCGAAGAGAGTGCTAGGGGAAG CCTTTAGGAAGCA gtatggcttCAACATCTCAGTCAACTGGGACCCCCAAATACAAGCACATAAAAGACTTTCTCGCTTGTACAAGTCACGGCGGTCAGGCCCACAACAACCCCTGCGACCGCCTCGGCTCGGTCGGGCTAAAATCTCCGGAGCCGCGGGTCCGAATCCGCAACCCTGCGCTGTAGCCTCTGCTTTCTCTAACCTGGTGAATGTTTGCGCTGCGACTGGAATCGGTGCACCGCACTTTGAGTTCAACTTCAGCCATTCTTGCTGCGAAGGATACTTAAACTTCACCTACAAGGTTCGTATCCCAGACATAGGCGCCGTCTTGCCAGGGCTGCTGGTTATCTGGCTCGGACCCACCGAAGAAGCCACGCTGGAAATCGCCAGAGAGAGGGCAGCTCACCACGTCTTGCGGTATTTAAAGACTTTCTAG
- the LOC144181114 gene encoding dead end protein 1-like isoform X2 yields MERRALHQEMFELCTANAQVPIKNPLDTLEKWLQKTNIRLTQVNGQRKYGGPPSVWHGPAPGSNCEVFIGHIPRDMYEDKLIPLFSSVGPLWEFRLMMNFSGHNRGFAYAKYGSAEIAQAAIHQLHGHMLEPGVRIVVYPSTEKRQLWITELPMIVQEDQLFKPLGSSMASTSQSTGTPKYKHIKDFLACTSHGGQAHNNPCDRLGSVGLKSPEPRVRIRNPAL; encoded by the exons atggaaAGACGCGCGCTACACCAGGAAATGTTTGAATTGTGCACTGCAAATGCACAG GTGCCAATTAAGAACCCTTTGGATACACTGGAAAAGTGGCTTCAAAAAACCAACATAAGGCTGACACAAGTAAATGGACAGCGCAAATATGGGGGACCACCAAGTG TTTGGCATGGTCCGGCACCGGGATCCAACTGTGAAGTTTTTATCGGCCATATTCCTCGAGACATGTACGAAGACAAACTGATTCCCCTTTTCAGTTCGGTGGGGCCACTTTGGGAGTTTCGACTGATGATGAACTTCAGTGGGCACAACCGCGGTTTTGCCTATGCCAAATACGGCTCAGCGGAGATTGCTCAAGCAGCAATACACCAGCTACACGGTCACATGCTGGAGCCCGGCGTGCGCATAGTCGTGTACCCTAGCACAGAGAAAAGACAGCTTTGGATCACTGAGTTGCCAATGATCGTCCAAGAAGATCAACTTTTTAAG CCTTTAGGAAGCA gtatggcttCAACATCTCAGTCAACTGGGACCCCCAAATACAAGCACATAAAAGACTTTCTCGCTTGTACAAGTCACGGCGGTCAGGCCCACAACAACCCCTGCGACCGCCTCGGCTCGGTCGGGCTAAAATCTCCGGAGCCGCGGGTCCGAATCCGCAACCCTGCGCTGTAG